The following coding sequences are from one Gemmatimonadota bacterium window:
- a CDS encoding anthranilate synthase component I: MRVTHIHLEAIEYQTGGGVSVKRYAEHLSPDEAIEPVIDALDARLGALFASGYEYPGRYTRWDMGFFDPPIRIETRENAFRIEALNARGRVLLPAILAQVESLRATRTVALREDRVYGEVHSPGGYFPEEQRSRQPSVFSILRGIIDLFSCPDEHHLGLYGAFGYDLAFQFEPMDYRLSRPADQRDLVLYLPDRLVTVDHNREVAVRYDYEFDTGDRSTQGLPREGAVQSYRGGRAATGREYEKGEYGDVVRQAHEYFRKGDLFEVVPSQTFYESCPDPPSEIFRRLRERNPAPYATLINLGQREYLVGASPEMFVRGEGIRIETCPIAGTVSRGNDALSDADQILKLLSSEKGDSELTMCTDVDRNDKSRICVPGSVRVIGRRQIEMYSRVIHTVDHVEGILRPEYDALDAFLAHTWAVTVTGAPKIWAMRFIEENERSYRSWYGGAIGFLGFDGNMNTGLTLRTIRIKDGIAEVRAGSTLLIDSDPGDEERETELKAMAFIDAIRRPRGSGGDSQHTGSAENSGAGKRVFLVDYEDSFVHTLANYLRQTGADVMTVRTGISRSRLTELMDAYAPDLVFLSPGPGQPSDFDVALAIDAALERTLPIFGVCLGLQGIVEYFGGTLGVLPYPMHGKASRVTVLAGQAGQAGQAGQAGTLFEGFPRSFTVGRYHSLYADRDRLPPELSVTAETEDGVVMAIEHRTMPVAAVQFHPESIMTLKDGIGIRLIDNVFRKLVKEADAVDASREGGP, translated from the coding sequence ATGCGTGTTACCCATATACACCTGGAAGCCATCGAATACCAGACCGGGGGCGGCGTTTCCGTCAAGCGGTACGCCGAGCATCTTTCCCCGGACGAAGCCATTGAACCTGTAATCGACGCGCTCGATGCCCGCCTGGGCGCCCTGTTCGCGTCCGGTTACGAGTATCCCGGAAGGTATACCCGGTGGGACATGGGGTTCTTCGATCCGCCGATCCGGATCGAAACCCGGGAGAACGCCTTTCGTATCGAGGCCCTGAACGCCCGGGGCAGGGTGTTGCTGCCGGCGATCCTTGCGCAGGTCGAAAGTCTGCGGGCCACGCGTACCGTTGCCCTTCGCGAAGACCGCGTCTACGGCGAGGTGCATTCGCCCGGCGGATATTTCCCGGAAGAGCAGCGCAGCCGGCAACCCTCTGTTTTCTCGATCCTGCGGGGGATCATCGACCTCTTCTCTTGCCCGGACGAGCATCATCTCGGCCTCTACGGCGCCTTCGGCTACGACCTGGCCTTTCAGTTCGAACCCATGGACTACCGGCTGAGCCGTCCGGCGGACCAGCGCGACCTGGTGCTCTACCTGCCTGACCGGTTGGTGACGGTCGATCACAACCGCGAGGTGGCCGTCCGGTACGATTACGAATTCGATACGGGCGACCGGTCCACCCAGGGCCTGCCCAGGGAAGGCGCCGTCCAGTCCTACCGCGGAGGTCGCGCCGCGACCGGCAGAGAGTACGAGAAGGGCGAGTATGGGGATGTCGTGCGACAGGCGCACGAATACTTCAGGAAAGGCGATCTGTTCGAGGTCGTCCCCAGCCAGACCTTCTACGAGTCATGCCCGGACCCGCCTTCCGAGATCTTCCGCCGCCTCAGGGAACGGAATCCCGCGCCTTACGCCACGCTCATCAACCTGGGACAGCGGGAATACCTGGTCGGCGCTTCGCCCGAGATGTTCGTCCGGGGCGAAGGGATCCGCATCGAGACCTGTCCCATCGCCGGCACGGTCAGCCGGGGGAACGACGCGCTAAGCGACGCCGACCAGATTCTCAAGCTGCTGAGTTCGGAGAAAGGGGACTCGGAACTGACCATGTGCACGGACGTGGACAGGAACGACAAGTCACGGATCTGCGTGCCCGGAAGCGTCCGGGTCATCGGCCGGCGGCAGATCGAGATGTACTCGCGGGTCATTCACACGGTCGACCACGTGGAAGGCATTCTGCGGCCGGAGTATGATGCGCTGGACGCCTTTCTTGCGCACACCTGGGCGGTCACCGTGACCGGCGCGCCGAAAATCTGGGCCATGCGGTTCATTGAAGAAAACGAACGGTCCTACCGCTCGTGGTACGGAGGCGCGATCGGATTCCTCGGATTCGACGGAAACATGAACACGGGGCTTACCCTGAGGACCATACGCATCAAAGACGGGATCGCCGAAGTGAGGGCCGGGAGCACGCTGCTGATCGACTCCGATCCCGGGGACGAGGAGCGGGAGACGGAACTCAAGGCCATGGCATTCATCGACGCGATCCGGCGCCCCCGAGGATCGGGCGGGGATTCGCAGCATACCGGTTCCGCGGAAAACTCGGGTGCGGGGAAACGGGTGTTTCTGGTCGACTACGAGGATTCTTTCGTGCATACGCTGGCCAACTACCTGCGCCAGACCGGCGCCGACGTCATGACGGTCCGGACGGGCATCTCGCGGTCCAGGCTGACGGAACTCATGGACGCCTACGCCCCGGACCTGGTCTTTCTGTCGCCCGGTCCCGGCCAACCGTCGGATTTCGACGTGGCGCTGGCCATCGACGCGGCGCTGGAACGGACGCTGCCCATCTTCGGCGTCTGCCTGGGGCTGCAGGGTATCGTCGAGTACTTCGGCGGCACCCTGGGCGTGCTGCCCTATCCCATGCACGGGAAGGCGTCGCGCGTGACTGTCCTGGCCGGGCAGGCCGGGCAGGCCGGGCAGGCCGGGCAGGCCGGGACACTGTTCGAAGGGTTCCCCCGGTCATTCACGGTAGGCCGATACCACTCGCTGTACGCCGACCGCGATCGGCTGCCGCCGGAACTTTCGGTCACGGCGGAGACCGAGGACGGCGTCGTCATGGCCATCGAACATCGCACGATGCCCGTGGCGGCGGTGCAGTTCCATCCCGAATCCATCATGACGCTCAAGGACGGGATCGGCATACGTCTCATCGACAACGTCTTCAGGAAACTGGTTAAAGAGGCCGATGCGGTGGACGCGAGCCGGGAGGGCGGACCATGA
- the trpD gene encoding anthranilate phosphoribosyltransferase, with protein MIQQAIAKAIEGASLTEAEAVEVMNGIMSGDATPAQIGAFLVAFRLKGETIEEVTGFARVMRARATRIDCKAYPIVDTCGTGGDGKHTFNISTAAAFVAAAAGAFIAKHGGRAASSKAGSADVLTALGVNIELPPEKVSACIDEIGIGFMFAPALHSAMRFASGPRRELGVRTVLNLLGPLTNPAGTTAQVMGVYDAGVIQTAAHVLNNLGAEHAFVVHSADGLDEFTTTAPTHVAEARDGVVRTYDVAPEDFGLPRASIEDLRGGEAEENAEIIRSVLAGESGPRRDIVLLNAAAAIVAGGAAEDFEEGIEKAARAIDTGGAREKLDALVRMTGE; from the coding sequence ATGATACAGCAAGCGATTGCGAAGGCGATTGAAGGGGCCTCGCTGACCGAAGCGGAAGCCGTGGAGGTCATGAACGGGATCATGTCGGGGGACGCCACGCCGGCGCAGATCGGCGCGTTCCTCGTCGCCTTCCGGCTGAAGGGCGAGACGATCGAGGAGGTCACCGGGTTCGCCAGGGTCATGCGCGCCAGGGCCACGCGGATCGACTGCAAGGCCTATCCCATCGTGGATACCTGCGGCACGGGCGGCGACGGAAAGCATACGTTCAACATCTCGACGGCGGCGGCTTTCGTCGCCGCGGCCGCGGGCGCGTTCATCGCCAAGCACGGCGGCCGCGCGGCTTCCAGCAAGGCGGGCAGCGCCGACGTGCTGACGGCCCTGGGCGTCAATATCGAATTGCCTCCGGAAAAGGTATCCGCCTGCATCGACGAGATCGGCATCGGGTTCATGTTCGCCCCGGCCCTCCACTCGGCCATGCGGTTCGCGAGCGGTCCGCGCCGGGAGCTCGGTGTGCGGACGGTGCTCAACCTGCTGGGACCGCTGACCAATCCGGCCGGGACCACGGCCCAGGTCATGGGCGTATACGACGCGGGCGTCATCCAGACCGCCGCCCACGTGCTGAACAACCTGGGGGCGGAGCACGCTTTCGTGGTGCACAGCGCGGACGGGCTGGACGAGTTCACTACCACGGCGCCGACCCACGTGGCGGAGGCCCGGGACGGCGTCGTGAGGACCTATGACGTCGCGCCGGAAGATTTCGGCCTGCCGCGGGCGTCCATCGAGGACCTCAGAGGGGGCGAGGCGGAAGAGAACGCGGAGATCATCCGGTCCGTACTGGCCGGGGAGTCCGGCCCCCGACGGGACATCGTCCTGCTTAACGCCGCGGCGGCGATCGTGGCCGGCGGCGCCGCGGAGGACTTCGAAGAGGGTATCGAAAAGGCGGCCCGGGCTATCGACACCGGCGGGGCGCGGGAGAAACTCGACGCGCTGGTCCGCATGACCGGCGAATGA
- the tmk gene encoding dTMP kinase: MAGPAPPMGVFMMGKEARGDAGEATAPFIVIEGIDGAGKTTQLKRLRRWMETRYGGPVHTTGEPTNRPIGRLLKDALQRRVELDGICHALLFAADRIDHVKSEIESHIHRGIPVLCDRYFLSSFAYQWREMPGELDWIESINARAIHPHLTLLIDAPAEVCMDRIRRARPDTELFEDLETLRAIRENYLELARRRSALDHIRIIDGARTPDEVQEEARARVEEVMQPSCSG, from the coding sequence ATGGCGGGACCTGCTCCGCCCATGGGGGTATTCATGATGGGGAAGGAGGCCCGCGGCGACGCCGGGGAGGCCACCGCGCCGTTCATCGTGATCGAAGGGATCGACGGTGCGGGCAAGACGACCCAGTTGAAGCGGCTCAGGCGGTGGATGGAAACCCGTTACGGCGGTCCGGTCCATACCACGGGAGAACCCACGAACCGGCCCATCGGAAGACTGTTGAAGGACGCCCTTCAGCGCCGGGTGGAACTCGACGGCATTTGTCACGCGCTGCTGTTCGCGGCCGATCGGATCGACCACGTCAAATCGGAAATCGAATCCCACATACACCGCGGAATCCCCGTGCTGTGCGACCGGTATTTCCTCTCGTCCTTCGCCTACCAGTGGCGGGAGATGCCCGGCGAGTTGGACTGGATCGAGTCGATCAACGCCCGGGCGATCCACCCCCACCTGACCCTGCTGATTGACGCGCCCGCCGAAGTCTGCATGGACCGCATACGCCGGGCGCGGCCGGATACCGAACTGTTCGAAGATCTCGAAACGCTCCGCGCCATCCGCGAAAACTACCTGGAACTGGCGCGGCGGAGAAGCGCCCTGGACCACATCCGGATCATCGACGGCGCGCGCACGCCCGACGAAGTGCAGGAGGAAGCGCGCGCGCGGGTGGAAGAAGTGATGCAACCCTCCTGCAGCGGATAG
- a CDS encoding sugar phosphate isomerase/epimerase, with protein sequence MFTIAVITDEVSQDLDRVIAFARDFNLDGIEIRSIWDKPPQDLDDDEIARIRDRTGEAGLAVVGVAPPFYKCDIDDDASYREHLGILRRSIRVARGLDTPLVRVFAFWKQDPLDKYWDRIVERFLEPVRIAEGEGVVLGLENEMSTMIGTGAETRRLIDAMDTQVVKPLWDPCNELFDDDGHAPYPDGYDHIRSDMYHMHIKDGARGTDGGYVNVPMCEGEIDYRGQFADLVERDYEGCVSLETHWRIGPEQIEQTLLELPGGKQFSEAGEAASRICMRNTLDLLADLGVERSGRPA encoded by the coding sequence ATGTTCACGATCGCCGTAATCACCGACGAAGTGTCCCAGGACCTGGACAGGGTCATCGCATTCGCCCGTGATTTCAACCTGGACGGGATCGAGATCCGATCGATCTGGGACAAGCCACCCCAGGATCTTGACGACGACGAGATCGCCCGGATCAGGGACCGGACCGGTGAAGCCGGACTGGCGGTCGTCGGCGTGGCGCCACCCTTCTACAAATGCGACATAGATGACGACGCCTCGTACAGGGAACATCTCGGAATCCTCCGCAGGAGCATACGGGTCGCCCGGGGTTTGGACACGCCGCTGGTCCGCGTTTTCGCCTTCTGGAAACAGGATCCCCTCGATAAGTACTGGGACCGGATTGTCGAACGGTTCCTTGAACCTGTCCGTATCGCCGAGGGCGAGGGCGTCGTGCTGGGACTGGAAAACGAAATGTCCACCATGATCGGCACCGGCGCGGAGACCCGGCGTTTGATCGACGCCATGGATACACAGGTCGTCAAACCTCTCTGGGATCCCTGCAACGAACTGTTCGACGACGACGGTCACGCACCTTATCCCGACGGCTACGATCACATCCGGTCGGACATGTATCACATGCACATCAAGGATGGGGCCAGGGGCACGGACGGTGGGTACGTCAATGTTCCCATGTGCGAAGGTGAAATAGACTACCGCGGTCAGTTCGCCGATCTGGTCGAGCGGGACTACGAGGGTTGCGTGTCACTCGAGACCCATTGGCGCATCGGACCGGAGCAGATCGAACAGACCCTGCTTGAATTGCCGGGTGGAAAACAGTTTTCGGAGGCCGGTGAAGCGGCCTCCAGGATCTGCATGCGGAATACGCTGGACCTCCTGGCCGACCTGGGCGTTGAGCGGTCCGGCCGGCCCGCGTGA
- a CDS encoding DUF624 domain-containing protein gives MQDREPGLFRKWFWNTYDYLGTLIVINILWLLLALPLVTLPLAFAGLFRVTGRIAAYEETGIGDFFAHTRGDLRRSFLLCGMYAGVLILLAANVLFYVQLMEDRPWTGAILSGVMMWLIVFVCMTAAYALPLMLREQAPVRQIVRTSVYLVVDNPRHSFALLLAGSLVMVFSLASGIGLLFLGLGAIGVLFSTGLREVLKRYEQREAGVLEEARGWRDLLRPWGYS, from the coding sequence ATGCAGGACAGGGAACCCGGTCTGTTCAGGAAGTGGTTCTGGAATACCTATGATTACCTGGGAACGCTGATCGTGATCAACATCCTCTGGCTGCTGCTTGCCCTGCCGCTGGTAACCCTTCCCCTCGCCTTCGCCGGACTGTTCCGGGTCACCGGACGTATCGCGGCCTACGAAGAAACGGGCATCGGGGACTTCTTCGCCCACACCCGCGGAGATCTGCGCCGGAGCTTTCTGCTCTGCGGCATGTACGCTGGCGTCCTGATCCTCCTCGCGGCCAACGTGCTCTTCTACGTACAGCTCATGGAAGACAGGCCATGGACGGGAGCGATATTGAGCGGCGTGATGATGTGGTTGATCGTCTTCGTCTGCATGACGGCCGCATACGCGCTGCCCCTCATGCTGCGCGAACAAGCACCAGTCCGGCAGATCGTCCGGACGAGCGTATACCTGGTCGTGGACAACCCGCGGCATTCCTTCGCGTTGTTGCTGGCCGGTTCCCTCGTCATGGTTTTCAGCCTGGCCAGCGGCATCGGGCTGCTCTTTCTGGGGCTCGGCGCCATCGGCGTCCTGTTCAGCACCGGGCTGAGGGAAGTCCTGAAACGATATGAACAGAGGGAGGCCGGCGTCCTGGAGGAAGCGCGTGGATGGCGGGACCTGCTCCGCCCATGGGGGTATTCATGA
- the trpS gene encoding tryptophan--tRNA ligase: MNRREVILTGIKPTGSPHLGNYIGAIRPALELARRSPEAHAMYFLADYHALTLVKDPVRFRDLCHELAATWIACGLDPERQVFYRQSDVPEVFELSWILSCSTSKGLMNRAHAYKAQVDRHTRVHTRGGGGADTRGGGGTDGGDARDANAGDAGDADAGVNMGLYSYPILMAADILLFQTKYVPVGRDQEQHIEIARDIAARFNRSFGDVLTLPLYLSDPTTAEIPGTDGRKMSKAYNNTIPLFGSREQLRRAIFGIKTDSSPPGAPKDPGTSLVFQIFRQFADGDRTETMRSRLVQGRITWKAAKEELFDLIDGLLERPRAVYEELMADRSRIDRLLEAGACNARELARPTMEIVRQAVGR, from the coding sequence ATGAACCGGCGCGAAGTCATCCTGACGGGCATCAAGCCGACGGGCAGTCCGCACCTCGGCAACTACATCGGCGCCATCCGGCCCGCGCTGGAACTCGCGCGGCGGTCGCCCGAAGCACATGCCATGTATTTCCTGGCGGACTACCACGCCCTGACGCTCGTGAAGGACCCCGTGCGCTTCAGGGACCTGTGCCACGAACTCGCCGCGACCTGGATCGCCTGCGGGCTGGATCCCGAACGCCAGGTCTTCTACCGCCAGTCGGACGTGCCCGAGGTGTTCGAGCTGTCATGGATCCTGTCCTGTTCGACGTCGAAGGGCCTGATGAACCGCGCCCACGCGTACAAGGCGCAGGTGGACCGACACACGCGAGTCCACACGCGAGGCGGCGGGGGCGCGGACACCAGAGGCGGCGGGGGCACGGACGGTGGGGACGCCCGGGACGCTAACGCCGGGGACGCCGGGGACGCGGACGCCGGGGTGAACATGGGGTTGTATTCCTATCCCATACTCATGGCGGCGGACATCCTGCTGTTCCAGACGAAGTATGTGCCGGTGGGGCGGGACCAGGAACAGCACATCGAGATCGCCCGGGACATCGCCGCGCGTTTCAACCGGAGCTTCGGCGACGTGCTCACCCTGCCGCTGTACCTGTCCGATCCTACAACGGCCGAGATTCCCGGCACGGACGGCAGAAAGATGAGCAAGGCCTATAACAACACCATACCGCTTTTCGGGTCGCGCGAACAGTTGCGCAGGGCCATATTCGGGATCAAGACGGATTCGAGTCCGCCCGGCGCGCCCAAGGACCCCGGGACGTCGCTCGTATTCCAGATCTTCAGGCAGTTCGCGGACGGGGACCGGACCGAGACGATGCGAAGCCGGCTGGTGCAGGGCCGGATCACCTGGAAAGCGGCCAAAGAAGAGTTGTTCGATCTCATCGATGGTTTACTGGAACGCCCCAGGGCGGTTTACGAGGAGTTGATGGCCGACCGGTCCCGCATCGACCGCTTGCTGGAAGCGGGCGCCTGCAACGCGCGGGAACTGGCCCGCCCGACCATGGAGATCGTGCGGCAGGCGGTGGGGCGATAG
- the trpC gene encoding indole-3-glycerol phosphate synthase TrpC gives MNILDRIVAHKIEEVEDRKRRVPLPVPPPEGEPVRRRDIRPFDRALKQGDGIGVIAEFKKASPSRGAIRPDAAPAEIGPVYAAHGASAISVLTDRRFFQGSDEDLAVLRRCVPVPVLRKEFIVDEYQVHETAALGADAMLLIAAILDDARLADLQRTAAACGLHCLVEVHDERELDRALAAGSRIIGINNRDLTDFTVSLDTSLRLRPRIPGGIVTVSESGIHGRADVLRLQEAGFDAVLVGESLMGAEEIGGQLDALLGRSAAKAQQGIRGGTATPGAGP, from the coding sequence ATGAATATCCTGGATCGGATCGTAGCGCATAAGATCGAAGAGGTCGAAGACCGGAAGCGGCGCGTGCCCCTGCCCGTGCCCCCGCCCGAAGGCGAGCCCGTTCGCCGCCGCGACATCCGCCCCTTCGACCGTGCGCTGAAACAGGGCGACGGCATCGGGGTCATCGCCGAATTCAAGAAGGCCTCGCCGTCGAGAGGCGCGATCCGTCCCGACGCGGCGCCCGCGGAGATCGGGCCGGTCTACGCGGCCCACGGCGCTTCGGCCATATCGGTGTTGACGGACCGGCGGTTCTTCCAGGGCAGCGACGAGGACCTGGCGGTACTCCGGCGGTGCGTTCCCGTGCCCGTGCTGCGCAAGGAGTTCATCGTGGACGAGTACCAGGTCCACGAGACCGCGGCGCTGGGCGCGGACGCCATGCTGCTCATCGCGGCCATCCTGGACGACGCCCGCCTTGCGGACCTGCAGCGGACCGCGGCGGCCTGCGGCCTGCACTGCCTGGTGGAAGTGCACGACGAGAGGGAACTGGACCGGGCCCTGGCGGCGGGCAGCCGCATTATCGGCATCAACAACCGGGACCTGACGGACTTCACCGTTTCGCTGGATACGTCTTTGCGTCTCCGTCCGCGCATCCCCGGGGGCATCGTGACCGTCAGCGAGAGCGGGATCCATGGGCGCGCGGACGTCCTTCGGCTGCAGGAGGCGGGATTCGATGCCGTACTCGTGGGCGAGTCCCTGATGGGGGCTGAGGAGATCGGCGGACAACTTGACGCCCTGCTGGGCCGGTCCGCCGCGAAGGCA
- a CDS encoding protein phosphatase, with the protein MLRNFTWIIPRRLAGMALPTSALRGRAGAAADPALVQDLMRLKELGVRTVVSLTREPLHGGTLDHCGIQSLHIPVEDMTAPSPEQIRRAVEYIDEHIEQGGVVVHCMAGIGRTGTVLAGYLVWRGSTPEAAIAEIRNSRPGSVETFDQESSIFRFAESMAGHKA; encoded by the coding sequence ATGCTTAGAAACTTCACCTGGATCATACCCCGTCGGCTGGCCGGCATGGCCCTGCCGACGAGTGCCCTTCGAGGTCGCGCGGGCGCTGCGGCGGACCCCGCGCTGGTACAGGACCTGATGCGCCTGAAGGAACTGGGCGTACGCACCGTGGTGTCCCTGACCCGCGAACCGCTCCACGGGGGGACGCTGGACCACTGCGGGATCCAAAGCCTGCACATACCCGTGGAGGACATGACGGCGCCTTCTCCGGAACAGATCCGTCGGGCCGTCGAGTATATCGATGAACATATAGAACAGGGCGGCGTGGTCGTACACTGCATGGCGGGCATAGGCCGCACCGGAACCGTCCTGGCCGGTTATCTCGTCTGGCGGGGGTCCACGCCCGAAGCCGCCATAGCGGAAATCAGAAACAGCCGGCCCGGTTCGGTGGAGACCTTCGACCAGGAGTCGTCGATCTTCCGGTTCGCCGAGTCCATGGCCGGGCACAAAGCGTAG
- the aspS gene encoding aspartate--tRNA ligase has product MKDHPYRTHTCGELRQTDDGTRVRIAGWVHRKRDHGGLLFIDLRDHYGVTQVVITPESGFHEDAGDLRSESVATFTGEVILRAEDAINPNLPTGHIEVKADSMTVLSAADALPLSVADEREYPEATRLTYRMLDLRRERLHHNIIMRSRIIASIRRRMTEMGFNEFNTPILTSSSPEGARDYLVPSRVHPGKFYALPQAPQQFKQLLMISGFDRYFQIAPCFRDEDARADRSPGEFYQLDVEMSFVEQDDVFEALETLFYGLFTEFSDWDVTAPPFPRIPYRDAMLRYGTDKPDLRFGLEIEDVTEAFRASEFNAFRQIVDKGGVVRVLAVPDVAARPRSFFDNLDRTVKEDFGGRGAAYISFTEDGVKGSIARVLDGPTLERLKSVIEPETGASWFFVADAEERAVDVAGRLRLHFADLLDLREPGAYRFCWIVDFPMYEHDTESGKVIFSHNPFSMPQGGLEALETTPPLDVLAYQYDIVCNGTELSSGAIRNHRPDIMYRAFEIAGYSAGEVDAEFGGMISALKYGAPPHGGIAPGIDRIVMLLTDETNLREVIAFPLNQNAQDLLMGAPGEVSEKQLRELHIRLRR; this is encoded by the coding sequence ATGAAAGACCACCCGTACAGGACGCACACCTGCGGCGAATTGCGGCAGACCGACGATGGAACGCGGGTGCGGATCGCCGGCTGGGTGCACCGCAAGCGGGACCACGGCGGCCTGCTCTTCATCGACCTGAGAGACCACTACGGGGTCACGCAGGTCGTCATCACGCCGGAAAGCGGATTCCACGAGGATGCGGGAGACCTGCGTTCGGAGAGCGTCGCCACCTTTACCGGCGAGGTGATCCTGCGGGCGGAGGATGCGATCAACCCCAACCTGCCCACCGGGCACATCGAGGTGAAGGCCGATTCCATGACGGTGCTCAGCGCCGCGGATGCCCTGCCCCTGTCGGTCGCCGACGAGCGGGAATACCCGGAGGCCACCCGGCTGACCTACCGCATGCTGGACCTGCGCAGGGAGCGGCTGCACCACAACATCATCATGCGGTCGCGCATCATCGCGAGCATTCGGCGCCGCATGACGGAAATGGGTTTCAACGAGTTCAACACGCCCATCCTCACCAGCAGTTCGCCCGAGGGCGCCCGGGACTACCTGGTCCCGAGCCGCGTGCATCCCGGCAAGTTCTACGCCCTGCCCCAGGCGCCGCAGCAGTTCAAGCAGCTGCTGATGATCTCGGGGTTCGACCGGTATTTTCAGATCGCCCCGTGCTTCCGGGATGAAGACGCCCGGGCCGACCGGTCGCCGGGCGAGTTCTACCAGCTGGACGTGGAGATGTCCTTCGTCGAGCAGGACGACGTCTTCGAAGCGCTGGAAACCCTGTTTTACGGCCTGTTCACCGAGTTCAGCGACTGGGACGTAACCGCCCCGCCCTTCCCGCGCATCCCTTACCGCGACGCGATGCTCCGGTACGGGACCGACAAGCCCGACCTCCGGTTCGGCCTGGAGATCGAGGACGTCACCGAGGCCTTCCGGGCGTCGGAATTCAACGCCTTCCGCCAGATCGTCGACAAGGGCGGCGTCGTCAGGGTCCTGGCCGTCCCGGACGTGGCCGCTCGGCCCCGCAGTTTCTTCGACAACCTGGACCGGACCGTGAAAGAGGATTTCGGGGGACGGGGCGCGGCGTACATCTCCTTTACCGAGGACGGGGTCAAGGGTTCCATCGCCCGCGTGCTGGACGGACCGACCCTGGAACGGCTGAAATCCGTCATCGAACCCGAAACGGGGGCCTCGTGGTTCTTCGTGGCCGACGCGGAGGAACGGGCCGTCGACGTGGCGGGCCGGCTCCGTCTGCATTTCGCCGACCTGCTCGACCTGCGGGAACCGGGCGCCTACCGCTTCTGCTGGATCGTCGATTTCCCCATGTACGAGCACGACACCGAATCGGGCAAGGTGATCTTCTCGCACAATCCCTTCTCCATGCCCCAGGGCGGCCTCGAAGCCCTGGAGACCACGCCGCCCCTCGATGTCCTGGCCTATCAGTACGACATTGTATGCAACGGTACGGAGCTGTCCAGCGGCGCCATCCGGAACCACCGGCCCGACATCATGTACCGGGCCTTCGAAATCGCCGGTTACTCGGCCGGCGAGGTCGACGCGGAGTTCGGCGGCATGATCAGCGCGCTGAAGTACGGCGCGCCGCCCCACGGCGGCATCGCTCCGGGCATCGACCGCATCGTCATGCTCCTCACCGACGAGACCAATCTCCGGGAAGTCATCGCCTTCCCCCTGAACCAGAACGCCCAGGACCTGCTCATGGGCGCGCCC